The Colletotrichum destructivum chromosome 7, complete sequence genome contains the following window.
GTTGTAAGTCACGTTTTTGGTGCAGGTCACCGGGAAATTCTGTTCGTGATTTTTCTAACTTATAATCATTCCTAGAAACATCGCATTGCGTCTCGACGAGAAGATCGACCTTTCTGGTCTTGTAGCTGCAAAAGGCGCGGCCTTCGATGACTACGATAACGAGCCCGAGCCAATGTGCCACCCGGAGACAAGACGAGATCTGCTGCAACAGGTGGAGAGATGGGTCGACAATCCCGACGGGAAGTCCATCTTTTGGCTCTGTGGCCCTGCTGGGACAGGGAAGTCGACGATATCACGCACAGTCGCAAACGTTCTTGCCGACAAAAACCGGCTTgcggccagcttcttcttcaaccgGACCCGGGACGGTCGTAACAGGGCCGATCTTTTCGTGACGACAATTGCAAGACAACTAACCCGCCGGGTTCCTCTTGTGAGAAGCTTCATCACAGAGGCCATACAAGCAGAGCCAGATCTACCCGAGAAGGGCCTTCAGGTACAATTCGACAAGCTCATCCTCAATCCCTTGTTGAAAGTCAACACCGAAAGTCTGCTACTGCCGACTTTGGTTTTAGTCATCGACGCCCTAGACGAGTGCGATTCAGGGAATTCTGATGGCTACCACAATCCTCAGTCTGACCGAACCCGACAAATCGTCAGACTCCTTGCCAAGACCGCTGTCATCAAGGGTGTGAGGGTGCGCATCTTTCTCACAAGCAGGCCGGAGCTACCGATCCAACTGGGTTTCCGACACGATGTGTCTGAGCATTCTCATCGAGATGTCGAATTGTTGCGAGACATTCCCCCAGCCGTCATTGAGCACGATATCCGAGTGTTCCTCGCTGCTCAATTGGAAATGATCAGAAACGCATACGGCATCCCGAAAGACTGGCCAGGAGAGGACATTGTTGATAGGCTTGTCACGATCACCATGCCTCTCTTCATCTACGCTTCCACAATCTGCAAATTCGTCAACGACCCGAGGCGGCGATTTGATCCGCGCAGCCAGTTGCAAAAAATTCTGAGTGGAAACCGAGGCCAAGTAACCAACATTCAAGGGACCTATCAGCCGATTCTCGATCAGCTGTTGGTTGGGCTGTCTGAATACGACTCAGAGCAGATGCTGGTCGATTTCCGCAGGATTGTGGGCTCCATCATTTTGCTGGCAGACCCGTTACCTGTCGAGCCTCTCAGTCAACTTCTCAGGGTGTCCCAAGACCAAATCCGTTGCCAGCTAAACAACCTGCACTCCGTCCTCGACATTCCAGAAGAAACGGAACCCAACAGAGCAGTCAAACTCTTCCACCTGTCCTTCATGGAATATCTGCTGAGCGAAACGGGGACCAGCAGCCCGTTCTCAGTTGACGAGTCGTCTAAGCACAGCGACCTGCTCCATGATTGCCTGCAGGCCATGTCCAGCGGATCCAACAACACGTGCGGTCTCCGAAACGATATCTGTCAGTTGCATGACCCAGGCGTTTTCCGCAAGGATGTGAACCTCGAAGTGATTCGGAAGCATATTCCTCAGCATCTGCTGTATGCTTGTACCCACTGGGCTCACCACCTGGCAGGAAGCCGCAAACTTATACAGGATGGAGACGAGGTGTACGTCTTCCTGACTCGTCACTTTGTCCACTGGCTGGAGGCAATGAGTTGGATGGGAAAAATGAAGGAAAGTGTCGAAATCGTTCTCAAATTGCAGGATGCTATTGCCATGCCGGACTCTCgggccgccgccttcttaCGAGATGCTCGGCGGTTTGTTTTGAAGCACCGAGACGTCATCGACAAGGCGCCGTGCCAGATTTATTTGTCGGCtattctcttctctcctaCGGGTTCTATCGTCAAGCAGACGTTTCTCCCCGAGGTCCCGGCATGGGTGGTGAAGTATCCCGAGGTCACCGATGACTGGGACCCGACAATTCACATCATGGAGTCGCCAATAGGCTTACCTCGTCCATCGATGTTCTTAATGTACACCGGGGAGATGAAGGCAAGATTACAAATGGGAAACATCGCTTTTTCTCCGGACAGCAAAATATTAGCAATGGCCGATGGCAAAAGAATTATCCTTTGGGATACAAACACCGGAAGTATGCTGCGAGTCCTCGACGTACCGGATGGGAGCTTTAGCTGTGTTTCCTTCACTTCAAACGGCATAATCGTCGCCGGTATGGATTCAGGCACCTTAGTCTCCTGGGACTTTAGGCGAGACATGGAATCAACCTTAGAGCTCTCCCCCGGTCACGATGTGCATTGTATTTGTACATCTTCACGAGGTCATGTAGCATGCGCATCCGCAGATGGCACGGCTCATGTCCTGAACGAACATAAAGGTGCAATACGCAAGTGGTCTACGAAAAGTTTTGACCAGAGTTTCAAGACATTCATATCGTTTTCACCGGACGGATCGCGTCTAGGCCTTCTCACGGAGGACGGCCTCGGACTAGATTTGTACGATATCGGCGCCAATCGCTGCCTCAAACGACTCATAGCGACCAACAAAGACACCTTTCACTTCTTCTCGATATCAGAGGATCAAATCTTCATCATAATTTGCCGAAATTTCTCCAGGAATGAAAAGTTTGGTCCCACATCCAGGCCAAGGTGTTTTTATGCGACTACACCCATCGACAACGGCACAACCCGATCAAAAGACCTAGTATTGCATCCTCTTGAAACATACGGAAGCATCGTTCACGCACAGTTCAACTCACAAGGGATGCTAGCATATGTAGATAAATTAGGTTTCACCTACGTCTGGAAAGGCCTACCGAAGGCGCCTCGTTTGGTGGCCAAAACGAGGCATTGGGAATCACCGCAATCAATCTGCCTCTCCCCGGACGGGAAACACGTAGCTATAAGATCGCTGCACAACACGAAGATACTCGAAGTTCGTCTCCTGGAGCATCACGACCATAACAAAAGTAACTGTCTCATTTCCGAGTCCGATGGCATCGTAGATGCCATTGGTAGTTACAGTGTGGCGTCCTCGCTCGACGGCCTGAGTTTAGCGGGTAGCTCGAGACTGGGGAAAGTGACGATCTGGAACAGAAGCCACAATACCGTGCGTGGATCCGCATTCACGTCTACAAAACTGGATCCAAACTTGTCATCTGTCCACGGTTGGGTTCCTGGCGTAGTGCTCGCATTGAGTCCGGACGGTGTTCATCTGGCTGTCAGTAGTCGTGAAGCGGAGCTACAAATCTGGCAGCGGAACCCGGGCTCCAGCACCATGTCCATGGTGCGAGCTTACTCATATGATGGCAACCAACATAGGGACTGTTTCAGATCGCCGTTTCTGTGCTTTTCACCTTGTGGCCGATTTCTCGCAATGACAACCAAGGGCCCTCTGTTCGGAGTCCTCCCCATCGATGTTTTCAGTATGCCTTGCGACACCATTATTTGGGACTTTGAGACCCTCCTCGACAGTTCGGCCGGTCCGAGCTTCAGCAGAGTATCCCGGGAAAACTCGTCACACATCATGAGCTTTGAGCCGAGCGGCGAGAATCTGGCGATATTTGAAGGTAGCACTCCAACAACCCTCAGCCTGGTCCACTCGGCATCGGGTGACCTGGTTTGGGAACTGAGCATTGGTGACACCTCCAGAGTCTCCAGAGTCTTGTCAATCGTGTTCAACTTCGCTGGCACGCGAATAGCAACTACACATTCGTCCATGGAGGGATCACACGGGACGATAGTGTCATTGGTAGATGCTATCAACGGAGTTCTTCTCTGGGAGGTGCCTATAAGACACGACAATATCTGGGTTCCCATGACAGCGTTTGGTTGCAACGACCAGGTCATCATGATTCAAAGGAGCAAGCTCTACATCCATGACGCCGTTACAGGATCCGAGATCGGCAGCCAAGCGGGCTTTATGCCCTGCAACGTTACCTTTGAGCATGACGACGGGATCTGGATCACGAAGCGTGGCCGGAAGATACTCTATCTACCAGGTCATTGCCAACGCTATCTTCGGGTCATGGAGTGGTCTTTTCATCCGCACCGTTACCTTGGCTATGACAAGGATAGACAGGCACTGTTTGTCATTGAATTTTCGTGTGATGGCTGTACAGCCAAGGCGTCTTGGAGGAAGAACAGTCTAGCGTTTAGTGGTGAAATGGGCAGAAAACAGGAAGAGGACCAGTCCTCACTAATCTTAAGGATGCAGCAACTGGCTGGTACTGAATCTTGAACAGAACTGTGCCTTGAAAGCTTTTGTTTGTCTTGGAAAAATGTGCATACATGATTGGTGTCGATAGCGCGAAACCTGGTTTCGGCATTACGTCTTTGTTGTCTCGACATTCCTGTCGATTTTGTATTTTCTTGGCCTAGGCTAGTGTTTGCATGCATTGATAACCCTCTTGAAAACTCGCAAGCCGCTAAAATATCGCATCTATAACTGCAGAAGACAAGATTAAAAACTGACATGAAGCTGACGGGTGACTTGTCTTGCGAATCAACCTCTCTTCATTGGGTAGTTGCAACCCCGCGGCGCTTGACGGGGCTTCGGCGGCTGATTAGATAATAGCCGGCCTGCTGGGGATGGTGTGCCGGTGCCAACGGGAGGGGCCGATGTCGTCACTGGGGGGGCCGTAAGGCCGCTAGAGGCGGGATTTTCCCATCCTTGTTTCCATCTTTGCCCTCCGGAGTTGCTCGATAAGTTGGGAGAGAAAAGGCGCGATTTTCTCTGGTATCTGTTCAAGTAACCAACCTGGCGTGTGTCGGCTGTTATTTGATTCTCTCTGACTCAAGCAAAAGTCCCAGGGACCAACCAATTGGCGGCTGACAAGGACCGGAATGCCTCGATTCGAGAGTTCCGGTCGAGGGATGCACCTtggccatcctcgtcgaggatTGATGGAATTTTCGTGTACCAATCTGCATGTACACATACATACGTACACGGATTAGGAGAATCATGTAGCCAAGGATCCTTCTTAGTTGCACATCATCTTTCCTTTGGCTGCCAGGGTCCTCCCAACGGCCCCCACTCCCTGCTCCCTCGTCTCACTTTGTTGACCTCGCATCGAGAACATTTTGCTCTGGTTTtacccctcccccaccttgGTCCTCCATAAAACCTCACAtctacacacacacatatatTATCACACTGCCAAAAGACCAGACCGGCAAACCCAACTCCTCCCGTCCATCACCCTCCTCATATCCAGAAGCATTGACTTGTTTCTGCGCCACCCTTCGAGTTTATGGCCGTCCTCTCCAACCAGTTCACTTTCAGCATCGGCAAAATGGGCTCCCAAGCCACCAGCGAGACCCCGGCGCTCGCCACGAACCCGgacttcatcttcttcaccgaCTTCGACGGCACCATCACGCTCGAGGACTCCAACGACTTCCTCACCGACAACGTCGGCTACGGCTACGAGAACCGCCGCGCCGGCAACGTGCTCGTGctcgagggcaagaagcaCTTCCGCGACAGCTTCCAGGAGATGATGGACTCGGTCTCGATGCCCTTTGACAAGTGCATCGACTACCTCAAGGCCAACGTCAAGCTCGACCCGGCCTTCAAGGACTTTTACGCCTGGTGCCGCGCCCACAACGTgcccgtcgtcatcatcagcGGCGGCATGCGGCCCATCATCCGCGCCCTGCTCGTCCAGtggctcggcgaggccgaggtcgacggccacATCCAGATCGTCAGCAACGAGGTCGCCGCGCGCGAGGGCAAGGCCTCCATCAACGAGGAGGGCGGCTGGCGCATCGTCTACCACGACGACAGCATCCACGGCCACGACAAGTCCATCGAGTTGCGCAAGTACTCGTCCCTGCCCACCCGTCCCGTCATGTTctacgccggcgacggcgtctcggacCTGTCGGCCGCTCGCGAGACGGACCTGCTGTTCGCCAAGCGCGATAAAGGTGAggggttttcttttttctttctctccttgtTTTTGTATTTGATTTTACTCGaccccgcccccgcccccgccatcgccggtgTCTTGCCCCTCGCGCCGGTGTCGGCGGCCCCTTTGCGATTGAACctgcttttctttttcaatCGGGACAGAGGAGCACGAAGAACCACCGACTGACAACCCCCGCAGATCTCGTCGCGTACTGCGAAAAGGAGGGCATCTCCTTCGTCACCTTCAACGACTTCTCCGACATCCACGAAACCGTCAAGCAGatcgtcgagggcaagatcagcgtcaaggacgccgcGCGGGGACGCATCCACTAGCCAGCCGATTGATTGACGACTCGCGAGACCGAGACGAAGAACATTCATATAGACAAGACATCTATACATCCAGGGCGGCATTGATACCTATACAGCGAGGCATGAGGAATCGGGGTTTCTTGGGTATTTTCACTATTTTTctatttttattttttgcGTATTCACGATAGATATAGACATAGACTGGGTGTCTACAGGGATATAACACGAACGAtttcgacgacgagatcgatACCATTCACCGATGCCCTTTGGGGTTTCCACCAATTCATCAAGCCTTTCGTGCGTCCTCTGCGGACGAACGACTCGTTGCGTGTTCCAATTGCTTGCCATACCGCCCCGTTCGTAACCATACTCACAGCAAGACGTAGGGAATGCAACCTGCTTTTGACCACTCAGGTCCACCCGCCAGTCTCCCCATTGTCGCTTTGATTTCTCACTAGGATTCCTCCCTTACTCGGACCTCTTCCTGCCGTGCGGCACACCGTACCacgacaccatcatcacgGCAAACAGCCCGATGGCGATCGGGTGCAGCACCCACGTGCCGGCCGCCTGCGCGAGGATACCCGTCGTGAAgggcgcgacggcgccgcccgagCTGCCGAACGCGCTGATGACGCCCATGCCGCTGGACCTCTCGTGGCCCGTCATGCCCCTCATGAaaacggcggcggcgcacgGGTAGATGGgccccagcagcaggccgacgatggcgacggacACGGCggggccgacgacgttgggCACCCACCACACGAGCAGCTGGAAGACGGTAgcgccgacggtggcgagCACGACGAACAGCTTCTCGCCGACGCGGTGGGCCGGGTGCGACAGGCACAGCCGGCCGATGGTGATGCCGCCCCAGAAGCCGGCCGTCACGTAGCCGACCGAGtccgggtcgccgccgcgcacggcgatgaggaaggaGATGACCCAGCCCGAGATGGACACCTCAGCGCCCTGGTaggcgaagatgaagagCGCGCCCAGCAGCACGACGCGCGCCTTGAGGGCGTGGAACATGCTGAGGAGATGGGTGCCCgagtcgacggcggcggcggtggcagcggtGTCCGGCCGGGACGGCGCGgggaggtcggcgtcgtagCGCCAGAAGGACCAGGTGGCGAAGGCGCCGTTGAAGACGGCCAGGCCCAGGGGGATGACGTAGTATGTACTCCAGCTTgctcgggcggcggtgacgagggcggtggcgatgaggggcccgacggtgccgccgacgccgtaGGCGCCGTGGAtgaagccgagggcggtggtgGCCTGGCGCAGGGAGCCGCAGAAGACATTGTTGACGGCGAGGGTCAGGGAcatgccgaagccgagcaggaagaaggagacgacgacgagcgggaagggggcgcgggcgaggatGGGCGCGTAGCCGATCGTGATGACGGTCTGGGCCAGCGCGAGGAGGcgggcgcggccgaggcgcaTGCGCAGGGACTCaaggaaggcggcgccgaaaATGAAGCCCAGGGCGTTGccgatgaagatgagggAGACGATGGCGTAGCCAATGTCGTAGTGCCTGGTAATCCGAGTCAGCAGTGGCCTACATCTATAGGAAagtttgggggggagggggggttgaaggAAGGGGCATACTTCTCAATGTAGGGGATCAGAGCACCCGGGGCGCTGTCGTTCAGACCGTTACCAAAGTTCATGAGGCACGCAGCCGCCAGACGGTAGCGGTTCATGTAAGGGTCCGAGATGCTCTGCAGGACCTCGAAGGCGGCCGGGCTTGGGGGCCGGCTCATCTCGACGTCGGgggccgacgtcggcgacgtagGGCGAGACGGAGGGGCGCCGGCTTTATTGGCGGTGTTGCCGCCGACATTGTGGCTGTTGTGTTGGCGGTCGTCGGCTGTGTTGCTGAGGCGCGAGAGCTCGATCGAGGACTCGTCGCGGTGGGGCGCGCCCGGGTAGGTCCgagggaccgccttggccggggcggcggggaggaggggaggagacccggcgtcgcggtcgcgggattcgacctcgaccaggGTCCGGAGCATCGTGGCGTCCATTGCGGGTGTTGGTGGAAGAACCGGCCGGTCCTAGACgtgagagaggagggagaaagaggagaacAGATAAtaaagagggaggggaggggggcggtCAGCGAAGAGATGTGGGATGCGCCGTGGTCGACTTATACGCAGAGAGTCCCTGCCGACAATGTAGGGAGAGA
Protein-coding sequences here:
- a CDS encoding Putative NACHT nucleoside triphosphatase, WD40/YVTN repeat-like-containing domain superfamily codes for the protein MEALGVAANVIAVVDLSVKVGGLCGKYITDARNANDDIRKFKAGAESLQQVLEGIKNLLDSNSSNEYLKQQLAASHRLYDKLLECHAELGALVTRLDSGKNPSRFKRFGKALKWPFSSKEVAQAMEALVRWKTLFSTAMQTDQLNIALRLDEKIDLSGLVAAKGAAFDDYDNEPEPMCHPETRRDLLQQVERWVDNPDGKSIFWLCGPAGTGKSTISRTVANVLADKNRLAASFFFNRTRDGRNRADLFVTTIARQLTRRVPLVRSFITEAIQAEPDLPEKGLQVQFDKLILNPLLKVNTESLLLPTLVLVIDALDECDSGNSDGYHNPQSDRTRQIVRLLAKTAVIKGVRVRIFLTSRPELPIQLGFRHDVSEHSHRDVELLRDIPPAVIEHDIRVFLAAQLEMIRNAYGIPKDWPGEDIVDRLVTITMPLFIYASTICKFVNDPRRRFDPRSQLQKILSGNRGQVTNIQGTYQPILDQLLVGLSEYDSEQMLVDFRRIVGSIILLADPLPVEPLSQLLRVSQDQIRCQLNNLHSVLDIPEETEPNRAVKLFHLSFMEYLLSETGTSSPFSVDESSKHSDLLHDCLQAMSSGSNNTCGLRNDICQLHDPGVFRKDVNLEVIRKHIPQHLLYACTHWAHHLAGSRKLIQDGDEVYVFLTRHFVHWLEAMSWMGKMKESVEIVLKLQDAIAMPDSRAAAFLRDARRFVLKHRDVIDKAPCQIYLSAILFSPTGSIVKQTFLPEVPAWVVKYPEVTDDWDPTIHIMESPIGLPRPSMFLMYTGEMKARLQMGNIAFSPDSKILAMADGKRIILWDTNTGSMLRVLDVPDGSFSCVSFTSNGIIVAGMDSGTLVSWDFRRDMESTLELSPGHDVHCICTSSRGHVACASADGTAHVLNEHKGAIRKWSTKSFDQSFKTFISFSPDGSRLGLLTEDGLGLDLYDIGANRCLKRLIATNKDTFHFFSISEDQIFIIICRNFSRNEKFGPTSRPRCFYATTPIDNGTTRSKDLVLHPLETYGSIVHAQFNSQGMLAYVDKLGFTYVWKGLPKAPRLVAKTRHWESPQSICLSPDGKHVAIRSLHNTKILEVRLLEHHDHNKSNCLISESDGIVDAIGSYSVASSLDGLSLAGSSRLGKVTIWNRSHNTVRGSAFTSTKLDPNLSSVHGWVPGVVLALSPDGVHLAVSSREAELQIWQRNPGSSTMSMVRAYSYDGNQHRDCFRSPFLCFSPCGRFLAMTTKGPLFGVLPIDVFSMPCDTIIWDFETLLDSSAGPSFSRVSRENSSHIMSFEPSGENLAIFEGSTPTTLSLVHSASGDLVWELSIGDTSRVSRVLSIVFNFAGTRIATTHSSMEGSHGTIVSLVDAINGVLLWEVPIRHDNIWVPMTAFGCNDQVIMIQRSKLYIHDAVTGSEIGSQAGFMPCNVTFEHDDGIWITKRGRKILYLPGHCQRYLRVMEWSFHPHRYLGYDKDRQALFVIEFSCDGCTAKASWRKNSLAFSGEMGRKQEEDQSSLILRMQQLAGTES
- a CDS encoding Putative major facilitator superfamily, MFS transporter superfamily, translating into MDATMLRTLVEVESRDRDAGSPPLLPAAPAKAVPRTYPGAPHRDESSIELSRLSNTADDRQHNSHNVGGNTANKAGAPPSRPTSPTSAPDVEMSRPPSPAAFEVLQSISDPYMNRYRLAAACLMNFGNGLNDSAPGALIPYIEKHYDIGYAIVSLIFIGNALGFIFGAAFLESLRMRLGRARLLALAQTVITIGYAPILARAPFPLVVVSFFLLGFGMSLTLAVNNVFCGSLRQATTALGFIHGAYGVGGTVGPLIATALVTAARASWSTYYVIPLGLAVFNGAFATWSFWRYDADLPAPSRPDTAATAAAVDSGTHLLSMFHALKARVVLLGALFIFAYQGAEVSISGWVISFLIAVRGGDPDSVGYVTAGFWGGITIGRLCLSHPAHRVGEKLFVVLATVGATVFQLLVWWVPNVVGPAVSVAIVGLLLGPIYPCAAAVFMRGMTGHERSSGMGVISAFGSSGGAVAPFTTGILAQAAGTWVLHPIAIGLFAVMMVSWYGVPHGRKRSE
- a CDS encoding Putative HAD hydrolase, subfamily IA, Pyridoxal phosphate phosphatase, HAD superfamily gives rise to the protein MAVLSNQFTFSIGKMGSQATSETPALATNPDFIFFTDFDGTITLEDSNDFLTDNVGYGYENRRAGNVLVLEGKKHFRDSFQEMMDSVSMPFDKCIDYLKANVKLDPAFKDFYAWCRAHNVPVVIISGGMRPIIRALLVQWLGEAEVDGHIQIVSNEVAAREGKASINEEGGWRIVYHDDSIHGHDKSIELRKYSSLPTRPVMFYAGDGVSDLSAARETDLLFAKRDKDLVAYCEKEGISFVTFNDFSDIHETVKQIVEGKISVKDAARGRIH